GTAGCCGAGCGCCCCGAGCCGTGCAAGCACACGCGCGAGCGTGGCGGCTGGCAGCCCGCCATCGACCGCGAGCGTGAGCCCGCCCTCGCCGGCCCCCGGACCGCCCAGCGTATCCCACACCGCCTCGTCCCGCGCCTGCGCGAGCGCCAGTTGCCCGTCCCGCGCGATGTAGAGAACCCGCTCGCCCTCCGCGGCGCCGTCGGAACTGGCCTCGGGTGGCGTCACGTCGAAGGGTGGCGGCGC
This window of the Roseovarius sp. SCSIO 43702 genome carries:
- a CDS encoding biopolymer transporter ExbD; translated protein: MDFSLPRARKASEPALPMINVVFLLLIFFLMSAQIAAPPPFDVTPPEASSDGAAEGERVLYIARDGQLALAQARDEAVWDTLGGPGAGEGGLTLAVDGGLPAATLARVLARLGALGYDDLHLVTRAE